Proteins from one Dama dama isolate Ldn47 chromosome 12, ASM3311817v1, whole genome shotgun sequence genomic window:
- the LOC133067221 gene encoding small ribosomal subunit protein eS10-like, with protein sequence MLMPEKNRIAIYELLFKEGVMVAKKDVHMPKHPELADNNVPNLHVMKAVQSLKSRGYVKEQFAWRHFYWYLTNEGIQYLRDYLHLPPEIVPATLRHSRPETGRPRPKGLEGERPARLTRGEADRDTYRRSAVPPGANKKAEAGAGSATEFQFRGGFGRGRGQPPQ encoded by the coding sequence ATGTTGATGCCCGAAAAGAACCGGATTGCCATTTATGAACTCCTTTTTAAGGAGGGGGTGATGGTGGCCAAGAAGGATGTCCATATGCCCAAGCACCCGGAGCTGGCAGACAATAATGTGCCCAATCTTCATGTCATGAAAGCCGTGCAGTCTCTCAAGTCACGAGGCTACGTGAAGGAACAGTTTGCCTGGAGACACTTCTACTGGTACCTCACCAACGAGGGCATCCAGTATCTCCGCGATTACCTCCACCTGCCCCCTGAGATTGTGCCCGCCACCCTGCGCCACAGCCGTCCTGAGACTGGCCGGCCACGGCCCAAAGGTCTGGAGGGAGAGCGACCTGCAAGACTCACGCGAGGGGAAGCCGACAGAGACACCTACAGACGAAGTGCCGTGCCCCCTGGTGCCAACAAGAAAGCCGAGGCTGGGGCTGGGTCAGCAACTGAGTTCCAGTTTAGAGGCGGATTTGGTCGTGGACGTGGTCAGCCACCTCAGTAA